A region from the Pararge aegeria chromosome Z, ilParAegt1.1, whole genome shotgun sequence genome encodes:
- the LOC120636489 gene encoding proton-coupled amino acid transporter-like protein CG1139 isoform X2, with product MDEKGESVHLQAVSDPAESSSPIPAKEDSDEDYDPHLHRQLPKPTNNMETLVHLLKCSLGTGILAMPQAFARAGLVTGIIATVLVGVLVTHCLHVLVRAQYAACKRRRVPQLSYPEAAASALGGGPAALRRAARPAALAVDVFLVVYQLGICCVYIVFIADNIKKVVDPYYDMDVEVHMLIILGPLIAFNLIPSLKMLAPFSALANVMTFVGLGIIVYYLLAGKKPEAQGEALDLWGSAETFPLFFGTVLFALTAVGVVIALENNMKTPKAFGSPCGVLNTGMTIIVILYVAVGAIGYIFCVSKCSDSITLDLPKGDPRAGGGGAPARALHIAVRRAVPLGAGHLLPGAHGALRELPAARQRSPQRAVRKGHSAVHHRHSGPGGGHVHGAGQHRALVPAGGRGGAARLVPPRRAARRRTERADPQSKYELVYFYYDLISIQ from the exons ATGGACGAGAAGGGCGAGAGCGTACACTTGCAGGCGGTCAGCGACCCCGCCGAGAGCTCGTCGCCGATACCTGCCAA GGAAGATTCGGACGAGGACTATGACCCCCACTTACATCGTCAACTGCCGAAGCCCACGAA CAACATGGAGACGCTGGTGCACCTGCTGAAGTGCAGCCTCGGCACCGGCATCCTGGCGATGCCGCAGGCCTTCGCTCGCGCCGGCCTGGTCACCGGCATCATCGCCACCGTGCTGGTCGGCGTGCTCGTCACACACTGCCTGCACGTGCTC GTGCGCGCGCAGTACGCGGCGTGCAAGCGGCGCCGCGTGCCGCAGCTGTCGTACCCCGAGGCGGCGGCCAGCGCGCTGGGCGGCGGGCCGGCGGCGCTGCGGCGCGCCGCGCGGCCGGCCGCGCTGGCCGTGGACGTGTTCCTGGTGGTGTACCAGCTGGGCATCTGCTGCGTCTACATCGTGTTCATCGCCGACAACATTAAGAAG GTAGTGGATCCGTACTACGACATGGATGTCGAGGTGCACATGCTCATCATCCTGGGCCCGCTCATCGCCTTCAACCTCATCCCGAGCCTCAAGATGTTGGCACCGTTCTCCGCCTTAGCCAACGTGATGACGTTTGTCGGGCTGGGCATCATCGTGTACTATCTGCTCGCGGGCAAGAAGCCGGAAGCCCAGGGAGAAGCCTTGGACCTGTGGGGGTCGGCGGAGACCTTCCCGTTGTTCTTCGGGACGGTGCTGTTTGCGCTCACCGCGGTCGGAGTG gtgATTGCTCTAGAGAACAATATGAAGACGCCGAAAGCCTTCGGTTCGCCGTGTGGAGTCCTGAACACCGGAATGACAATTATAGTGATACTCTACGTAGCCGTCGGGGCAATAGGCTACATCTTCTGTGTGTCGAAGTGCAGTGACTCCATCACATTGGACCTGCCCAAAGGCGATCC TCGTGCTGGCGGCGGCGGTGCCCCGGCTCGGGCTCTTCATATCGCTGTTCGGCGCGCTGTGCCTCTCGGCGCTGGGCATCTGCTTCCCGGCGCTCATGGAGCTCTGCGTGAACTTCCCGCGGCGCGCCAGCGCAGCCCGCAGCGTGCTGTTCGGAAAGGACATTCTGCTGTTCATCATCGGCATAGTGGGCCTGGTGGCGGGCACGTACACGGCGCTGGTCAGCATCGTGCGCTCGTTCCAGCCGGTGGCCGAGGAGGTGCCGCGCGCCTAGTGCcgccccgccgcgccgcccgccgccgcACCGAGCGCGCGGATCCTCAGAGCAAATATGAACTTGTGTACTTTTACTACGATCTGATAAGCATACAGTGA
- the LOC120636489 gene encoding proton-coupled amino acid transporter-like protein CG1139 isoform X1, producing MDEKGESVHLQAVSDPAESSSPIPAKEDSDEDYDPHLHRQLPKPTNNMETLVHLLKCSLGTGILAMPQAFARAGLVTGIIATVLVGVLVTHCLHVLVRAQYAACKRRRVPQLSYPEAAASALGGGPAALRRAARPAALAVDVFLVVYQLGICCVYIVFIADNIKKVVDPYYDMDVEVHMLIILGPLIAFNLIPSLKMLAPFSALANVMTFVGLGIIVYYLLAGKKPEAQGEALDLWGSAETFPLFFGTVLFALTAVGVVIALENNMKTPKAFGSPCGVLNTGMTIIVILYVAVGAIGYIFCVSKCSDSITLDLPKGDPLATSVIVMFAVAIFISYCLHCYVPVEVLWRGYVLPRVQRSAPARRRLCEFALRVALCLLTFVLAAAVPRLGLFISLFGALCLSALGICFPALMELCVNFPRRASAARSVLFGKDILLFIIGIVGLVAGTYTALVSIVRSFQPVAEEVPRA from the exons ATGGACGAGAAGGGCGAGAGCGTACACTTGCAGGCGGTCAGCGACCCCGCCGAGAGCTCGTCGCCGATACCTGCCAA GGAAGATTCGGACGAGGACTATGACCCCCACTTACATCGTCAACTGCCGAAGCCCACGAA CAACATGGAGACGCTGGTGCACCTGCTGAAGTGCAGCCTCGGCACCGGCATCCTGGCGATGCCGCAGGCCTTCGCTCGCGCCGGCCTGGTCACCGGCATCATCGCCACCGTGCTGGTCGGCGTGCTCGTCACACACTGCCTGCACGTGCTC GTGCGCGCGCAGTACGCGGCGTGCAAGCGGCGCCGCGTGCCGCAGCTGTCGTACCCCGAGGCGGCGGCCAGCGCGCTGGGCGGCGGGCCGGCGGCGCTGCGGCGCGCCGCGCGGCCGGCCGCGCTGGCCGTGGACGTGTTCCTGGTGGTGTACCAGCTGGGCATCTGCTGCGTCTACATCGTGTTCATCGCCGACAACATTAAGAAG GTAGTGGATCCGTACTACGACATGGATGTCGAGGTGCACATGCTCATCATCCTGGGCCCGCTCATCGCCTTCAACCTCATCCCGAGCCTCAAGATGTTGGCACCGTTCTCCGCCTTAGCCAACGTGATGACGTTTGTCGGGCTGGGCATCATCGTGTACTATCTGCTCGCGGGCAAGAAGCCGGAAGCCCAGGGAGAAGCCTTGGACCTGTGGGGGTCGGCGGAGACCTTCCCGTTGTTCTTCGGGACGGTGCTGTTTGCGCTCACCGCGGTCGGAGTG gtgATTGCTCTAGAGAACAATATGAAGACGCCGAAAGCCTTCGGTTCGCCGTGTGGAGTCCTGAACACCGGAATGACAATTATAGTGATACTCTACGTAGCCGTCGGGGCAATAGGCTACATCTTCTGTGTGTCGAAGTGCAGTGACTCCATCACATTGGACCTGCCCAAAGGCGATCC GCTGGCGACCAGCGTGATCGTGATGTTCGCGGTGGCCATCTTCATCAGCTACTGCCTGCACTGCTACGTGCCGGTGGAGGTGCTGTGGCGCGGCTACGTGCTGCCGCGCGTGCAGCGCTCGGCGCCCGCGCGCCGCCGCCTGTGCGAGTTCGCGCTGCGCGTGGCGCTGTGCCTGCTCACGT TCGTGCTGGCGGCGGCGGTGCCCCGGCTCGGGCTCTTCATATCGCTGTTCGGCGCGCTGTGCCTCTCGGCGCTGGGCATCTGCTTCCCGGCGCTCATGGAGCTCTGCGTGAACTTCCCGCGGCGCGCCAGCGCAGCCCGCAGCGTGCTGTTCGGAAAGGACATTCTGCTGTTCATCATCGGCATAGTGGGCCTGGTGGCGGGCACGTACACGGCGCTGGTCAGCATCGTGCGCTCGTTCCAGCCGGTGGCCGAGGAGGTGCCGCGCGCCTAG